One Ostrea edulis chromosome 2, xbOstEdul1.1, whole genome shotgun sequence genomic region harbors:
- the LOC125682274 gene encoding ankyrin repeat domain-containing protein 6-like isoform X2: MANFEQQLHLAVRNGDREKIEKLLDKGVDVNCLFYGWTPLQLALQKGYEAVALLLIDRGCDVHLHDKNSVSPFEECLRKNLTKVLTKVLNKGEDVNAVLSNGEPPICEAVKNANRELVSVFIKGKCNVNTVGCNEESPLFTAARSGYSDICRLLLDAGADSDFVHPSNQHTPLITTASNDNDDVIKVLLKHGCNVNHRDVIGKSALWHAYSNSNTDSMKLLLRAGADKNLLNSEGQTILDDAKDADDDDVIELLTKFNQSWT, from the exons ATGGCTAACTTTGAACAACAGTTACATTTAGCTGTTAGAAACGGAGACAGGGAGAAAATAGAGAAATTGCTAGATAAGGGGGTGGATGTTAACTGTTTATTCTACGGCTGGACGCCTCTACAACTAGCTTTACAAAAAG GGTATGAGGCAGTAGCGTTACTTCTTATAGACAGAGGGTGTGACGTACATCTACACGACAAAAACAGTGTCTCTCCATTTGAGGAATGTCTACGCAAGAATCTCACCAAA GTCCTCACGAAAGTGTTGAACAAAGGAGAGGATGTGAATGCGGTGTTATCCAACGGAGAGCCGCCAATTTGTGAGGCTGTGAAAAATGCAAACAGAGAATTGGTATCCGTATTTATTAAAG GTAAATGCAACGTGAACACGGTTGGGTGTAACGAAGAGAGTCCGCTGTTCACTGCTGCCAGATCGGGTTACAGCGACATCTGTCGTCTTCTGCTGGACGCAGGCGCAGACTCGGACTTTGTTCATCCATCTAATCAGCACACACCTCTCATCACAACCGCTAGCAATGATAACGATGATGTCATCAAAGTACTTTTGAAG CATGGTTGTAACGTGAATCACCGTGACGTCATCGGAAAGTCAGCGCTCTGGCATGCGTACAGCAACAGCAACACAGACAGCATGAAACTTCTGCTGAGAGCCGGTGCCgacaaaaatcttctcaactcCGAGGGCCAAACCATACTGGACGACGCCAAGGACGCAGACGACGATGACGTCATAGAACTTTTGACTAAATTCAATCAATCTTGGACTTGA
- the LOC125682274 gene encoding ankyrin repeat domain-containing protein 6-like isoform X1 yields MANFEQQLHLAVRNGDREKIEKLLDKGVDVNCLFYGWTPLQLALQKGYEAVALLLIDRGCDVHLHDKNSVSPFEECLRKNLTKVLTKVLNKGEDVNAVLSNGEPPICEAVKNANRELVSVFIKVGKCNVNTVGCNEESPLFTAARSGYSDICRLLLDAGADSDFVHPSNQHTPLITTASNDNDDVIKVLLKHGCNVNHRDVIGKSALWHAYSNSNTDSMKLLLRAGADKNLLNSEGQTILDDAKDADDDDVIELLTKFNQSWT; encoded by the exons ATGGCTAACTTTGAACAACAGTTACATTTAGCTGTTAGAAACGGAGACAGGGAGAAAATAGAGAAATTGCTAGATAAGGGGGTGGATGTTAACTGTTTATTCTACGGCTGGACGCCTCTACAACTAGCTTTACAAAAAG GGTATGAGGCAGTAGCGTTACTTCTTATAGACAGAGGGTGTGACGTACATCTACACGACAAAAACAGTGTCTCTCCATTTGAGGAATGTCTACGCAAGAATCTCACCAAA GTCCTCACGAAAGTGTTGAACAAAGGAGAGGATGTGAATGCGGTGTTATCCAACGGAGAGCCGCCAATTTGTGAGGCTGTGAAAAATGCAAACAGAGAATTGGTATCCGTATTTATTAAAG TAGGTAAATGCAACGTGAACACGGTTGGGTGTAACGAAGAGAGTCCGCTGTTCACTGCTGCCAGATCGGGTTACAGCGACATCTGTCGTCTTCTGCTGGACGCAGGCGCAGACTCGGACTTTGTTCATCCATCTAATCAGCACACACCTCTCATCACAACCGCTAGCAATGATAACGATGATGTCATCAAAGTACTTTTGAAG CATGGTTGTAACGTGAATCACCGTGACGTCATCGGAAAGTCAGCGCTCTGGCATGCGTACAGCAACAGCAACACAGACAGCATGAAACTTCTGCTGAGAGCCGGTGCCgacaaaaatcttctcaactcCGAGGGCCAAACCATACTGGACGACGCCAAGGACGCAGACGACGATGACGTCATAGAACTTTTGACTAAATTCAATCAATCTTGGACTTGA